In the genome of Lathyrus oleraceus cultivar Zhongwan6 chromosome 4, CAAS_Psat_ZW6_1.0, whole genome shotgun sequence, the window TCGGATCGGCACAGTGATCCCATAATAACTGATGAGCTAGATGGTTATCTTTCCTGTTAACCAATTCCGAAACATCCAGGTTTTCATTATGATTCGGTTCTGATTGACTTGTTTGTCTTAACCATTCAAGAGTCATAACATTTGAACCATTCTGCGATTTTCGCCACAAAAATTCCGCAAGTTGTTTAACATGATAAGAAGAAATATGAGTAACTGTTGTCGTCAGTAAATCACATAAGCTAAACGTGACTAATAGAATCTGCTCTGGCAAACTGATGCTATCAGAATCCACATTTCTGGGAGTATTAGATTCTCTATAACTGTGAAAAGAACTAGATAAACTTTCATCTTCAAGTTTAGAAAGAACTAAATTCAAATTAGATATCATGAATCTAGACATATGCTGCCACAGGCAGGTCCCTAAAATCTTCCACCTTTCATCATCCGGAACCAAACTCTTCGTATCTGCCTCTAGTTTATTCTCTGTAGATTTGGATACTTGAAGGTTTTCTGTATTAGTTATGAAAGAATTCTGAGCCAACAACTGCGCGACTTTTGGGATAAGGTTCTTCAGATTCACCATATCAACCTCATAAGGATTACAGCCATCATGTGCAATCAAGAAAGGTTGCACCATGAATAGAAGGGCTTCTGGTTTTCTACGAAGCCAAGCTaatgaaaaatataaataatattcaaTTAAATCAAGGATTTCAAGATGCTTTTTGACAAGATCTTTGCTAATAGACCTCAATTGACTCCTCAAAACAGCTCTTAAATACGACAATGAAATCAGAAGACCTTCAAAGTGACACTGTGAAGCTTTCTTAAGAGTTGAACTTGGTTGAGAATATTCCATACCGCAAGCAGAAAAAAATCTTGAATAGAAAAAGGAGATTTCTTCTGCAGTTTTAAAGAGGGGTTTGAGTTGAGAATGAGATAAAATGGAAACATCAAATCTATCACTCTTCTTTTGAGACAGTTCTCCTTGAGTACTTCCGTCTGTCACATCATACCCAATGTACCACAGCCCATGATGGCAAAGTAAGAGTAAGATCTGCAGATAAAAGGGGAATTGGAAAGAGAGTGATCTCTGTAAATATATTGCTGACAGTggaaacacacacacacacacaagaggTTAAACCAAATTTAAAATGGAATAGGAAAGCATACCATGCTGATTAGATAACACGGAGTTAGCAAGAACTTTTGTTCCAAAAGATCAAACCCGGCATATAACTTTTGTTTGAAACTATCATTTGATTTCTCGTATTGAATCATTGACTCTTCAGAGTAAGAGCCTTCTCCATCAGATTCTATAAAAGTATCAGGCCAACTTGGATGCTCTCTTATCAGTTTTGATAAGTAGCAAAGTGCCAAATTCAATTTAACATGAAACTCCAGATGCACAGATACATCAGCAGATAACCAGTTAGAGGATTTTCCTGGCAAAGGCTTTAATGTACTGGACAGAACATCGCCCAATTCATTTGCTTGATCAGCAGTCCCAAGCATGCTCGGAGAAGATGAGAAATACTCCAATGCCTCAAGCTTAAAGCAAGAGAACATTACAAATGATTACTAACCACAAGTATAGGTATGCACACATACATATAACGTCATATATATTGACATGTGTGAATATTTATCTAGAGCTACAACAAATAAGAAAATTAAACTTGTTAGAGTTGTTCACAATTCTCTGAGAGTTTTACTAAGCACTTAACTAGGAACTTTGAGGACCGTCAATCAAGTTCATTACAGAATCTTCCTAGGAGCAACAGGTGGACACAATTACATGAAAAAGGCCTAAGAAATATACCGCAAAAAGGAAGacaataatatttttaaaaatggaCCATTCTATAAACAAGGTGGTAAACACACTAACTTTTTCACTTTcaaaaataataacaataaccACATTATTTCTCGCATATGAAGAACAGAGTGGGAAAGTACACAGGTCTCATGTCAACCAGCCCAGATAAACACAGCTCAAGACACATCCAACAAATAGTTGTAGTTTAAAGATAATAACTTGATTTGGCTAGATATGCCTGTCTATTAAGCTTACTCATTTTTATAAGTAcaataaaaaaatcaaattattGTGTAACTTGTAAAAGAAACTTACAGGTATACCGCATCTTTTTAGGGCAGTAATTGTCATCAAAGTTGCCCACCTTAAAAGGATGGTTGAATTTTGCTCTCCTACAGCATTCCGTGTGCTATTCTTTGTTGCAAGCATTTGACAATAAAAACCAACAGTAGGGTCCAAAAAAGAACCAGAATTGGACATAACGGTGGACTTTGGATCCCCGGTCTCTATGGAAAACTGTAGCATTCTATGAAAAGATTGATAGTAATTGCCCATTTCCCACTGCAAATCAATCGAGAGCTAGTTAGTTACAGTTAGGATCAAGTACGGAAAAAGCCTTTACAAGCAGTGAATATAGCAACGTTTTCATCGATAAATTGAATGAAAGTATTTTGAGGACCTCCAGAAGGCTAGCCAGCCAGTAGTCTCCTCTATCGGTTGCAGATGGAAATATATACTTAGTAATTAGGTGATGCTCTAATGGTCCACCATGGCCCTCAACAAGGCGACAAATGACTAGTGCAAGTTGTTCGTCCCCAAGGGTCTTAGCACAAACATTTACAGCAGAAGAATGATCGCCTCCAAGCAAAAAGAAGGCAACCGCCAATTCCAGCTGATGCTTTCCTAATAAGACATAAGCATTTTTTAAAGCAGCAGCTTTATTTTTCTCATCCTGcaatcaacaacaacaagcaAGCCTACTAATTATAACTAATTTAAGAATTTAACACAATAAACGTGATAAACAAATGCGTGTATAAACGGAAGTTTGACATTTGCATACTCCATATTTAAAAACAAATCAAAAACAGCTTAACCAGTCGAGAACCTATTTCAACCAAACTGTGGTACAACAGGGATCAAACCAACTGGCAAGTTAGCCAATTCCCAGTTCAACTGGTTGAGCCAACCAGTTTGGTCCGGTTTTTAAAAACATCGGTCTAATTATAAGTCCTTTGTTGGCTTAATGGAGTCATCCCAAAAAAAAAACAGTACTTGCAGATGTGCTGTCAGACAACTTACCTGAAAATTGCGCAAGAGGAAACCCACTAAAGGCTTGTCCTTCTCATCCCTACTGATTTTAAAAAGGCCAGCTAAAACTTGAATTCTGTTCAATGCAATATACAGCAGTGCACAATCCTTAGGATTTTTGTTCTTCAAATATTGTGCTCTTGCTAATTTCTCCATCTAGAGTTAAGAGGAATAATGAAAGTATTTAATCTGTCTGCATTGGAAAAGAGTAATAAACAAAATATTCGGATATATGACGACAATAATCCACAAATGATAATCACATAAACAAATGTTAAATCAGCAATTTATGAAATAAAAATGTTCTTCCACATGCCAAATTTTTTAAGCTGAGGAGAAATCCCTGATTTTCTTGCAACATCATGCATGCAATTTAGCATAACTGAAGGCTATATAATTTCAAGATTTTTTTCTGCTTGTACATAGAACACGTAGAAGAGCGCAAAATGGAAAAGGACCAAGCATTACCCTAGCACGCAATTGAGGTATGCTGGAATACCAAAAGCCCATACCCAAAGCACGCATTTGTTGCCACGATGGTTCATTGGGTATGACAGAACCAAATAAATTTTCAACACAATCAGAGTGGTAAGCCCATACGAACATCCTTGAGTTAATGATCATCTCTTCGGTAGATGCAGCTCTGGCAAACTTTCGTTGAAAAAGTAATTGCTTAAACCTTAGTGCAACCCAAAACCTATAATGAAGATTGAGAGAACACGTCACTATCTTCATTGTCTATAAAATAGATGACTCCATAAGCCTAGTTTATTTTTTATGGTATTGGTAAGATAATTTTTTGGAAGATACTGAcaatatataaaataaatttaaaaatatccAATCGTTGGTGGTAAAACAAATCTGTGAGGAAAAAAATCATCAAACGGGAAGATTAAACAGGAAACCAAAAAACTATTGAGTAGGTTCAATAATACCTTCGTCCAGGTTCATCGAGACTCTGATATGCAGAAGACGAGTCTGGGTTACAAACTTCACTGAGCAGATCAATGATTGAGAGAATCTCTGTCCTTTCTATGTTGATCAAATGAGGTAAATCAGGAAAATTCTTTAAAGATTCAATAAAGCCATTAAGCTCGGATCTAGTTGAGGTGGAACTGCTTTTATTTTCAGCACTGGAATCCAAATGATATGGAAACTGGATAGAGCTACTTTGAGTCTGTGAAAATGACGCGATTGAGGCAACATCCCCACTCCAATTAAATCCCTTATCTTGGGAATTTTTTGATATACGGCCTTCTAGATAATCTGACAATATGATACTCGGAAGACCATCCCTTTTGGTAATCTGTCTCTTTTCAGGATCATGATTAGAAATCAGGTGTTCAACAAAATGCTTGACGGCTATGTAAGCACGTTCCCAGTTGCCTgaaaaacatttttaaaaaacACGACATGAAAAAGATGATATAATTACCATCACATGTTTTAGTAAATTAGCCATGTAATCAATCATCCTGGAAGAAAACAATTTACGCAACCATTACCTGAACTTATATTGGTAAGAAGTACATCAGGGTGATAAGTAGGCAACGATCCACTAATCAGCTCGGCTACTTCTAAGATGCTCCACAAACCAACCTTGTTAAGGAGATCATATTTTAATTGTTCCTTGGCCAGAAACATGCTACTGTATAGGTTATTGTCTCCTATTGAAAGCTCTCCGAAAGCACCAATGTCACAATCAGTAAAAACTGCAGAACTTATGTCTTCATATGCATCATCCTTGCTGTTATAGGCTCTTGGATCTGAATCACGAGAACGAAAATTACTCTTTTGCTTTTTATCCACATGGAACAACCAATGACTAAATATACTGAAGTAATTTCCGTGAATTACCACTGCAGCAGCTCTGGGACCCCATAAGAAATCATTTATTGGAAGGGAAGTACGAGCAAATGCGATGTGAGACCATATATTCAATTTTGGGAAATTTACAGAGTTAGACCAAGTCAGACCGTCATAACGCTTCCGAGCATATACTTGCAACTCATTTTGCAAACAAACTCCAAGCAATAACTCACCAGTCCCTAAAGTTAACCACTTGAGAGTAATAACATCGCTTTCAAACGTTAGTGTATCTTCTAAAATAAAAGTCCCTGCAATTATCAGGTTTATAGCATCCCATATATGGATGGTATTGACAGCATTGGAATCATTTCTGCTACAGAACGTTGCAACTTTCTGACCACAATCAGTGAAACAGATACCCTTGACAGGACTGTTATGTGCAATAAACATACCCACAAGCTCCCATGGCAAGTTCAGGGTCGACAGATTGCCATGGTTACTTTTCCAAAGTTTCAAGCTACCATCAGAGCAGCCTGTGGCCAAGATATATGTAGAACAGCTACTACAATGATCATTTGCAAAGCCAAACTCTTGCTGTCTATGACTCTCGGTGCCTGGATATCCCACTGCAAAACTAGTAACCAGATCATCGGAACTTGGAAACTCGGATGAACATGGAATGACAACAATGCAATATCTTTTACTAGCAAATGTACTTTCAAATGTCCAAACATGGTTGTCATCAAGGCTTTCAGCATCAAAATTGCATTCAAAACCGATTGTTGACATGTCAAAAGATTGCACATTAACTTCCCATGATAGGGCCTGAAATCTCCCTGTCCAAATTGCCAGTAGCATAAGTTTATTGTTAAAAATTGTTTTATTAGAAGTAGAGTTCAAAGGAATTGCAAATATATCGTGCGGGCCATCCTCATAAGGACCATGACCAGTGAAGGGAATAGTGCATAAGTAGTGACATTCTAAGTTATCTTCCTCAGTTCGACTAATATTGACTATGAAGCAATCAACCCCTCTGGTATGTCCCATGAAAAAAACAAGTTTCTCATCAAGGATTGAAGGTGCCCATGTCAAGCTTGTATACATGGAGCATGAGTGTTGAGTTGCAAGTTTTCCACAGAGTTCCCAAGTAGGAACCAACGTTGGACATCCCAAAATGCCATTTGATATATTAGAAAGTGACCAGAAAAGAAGCAGTCCATTGGAATCAAGAGAAGCAGCAACTTGAGCTTTGCAAATATAAGGATGAATTGAAACCTTTAATATTTTCCCACTGTGTCCATCTAAGTTTAAAGACCCACCAGTCAAATGAGAGGAGATTTCATCTATGTTACCATTGTCAGGGGAGTTCTCAACAGCATCGCGTATTTCTTGAATATGGAAAAATGACCAAACTAAGGAATTACAAGGTAAAAGCTGTAGTGGGGAGCATATGCTTGGTGGACCAGACAAAGAGTTTCTTGATATAATCACTTTGTGCAGAAGTAATGCGTTTTTAAAATCAGATGAGTCAAATTTACAAATGTTTCCTATATCGCGACTCTGGAGTTCATGCTTCCTCCATAATGTAACTCGG includes:
- the LOC127076092 gene encoding uncharacterized protein LOC127076092 isoform X2 is translated as MELLQFSPLPISLLLFPLIKRASVPFFVNSLNSHPISPPLFLLSLGPLNYLPPVNLPLPPKIASGFFITTLLRPKNAVLVQSTKVETIRWTGSGDGIISGGMEVVFWKKSNRCWEIAWKFKADQPQTLLSATWSIDGLSATAPYSSKEQIEGSLISQESKCVFVCQSNGLSEYSKAKLQHPLPIVTIQWRPSRGKLSDKYSRYSKRNVLLTCCLDGTARLWSEVDNGKAKRAGKNTGCSFCVVAVIEINQCLNGTLDSDIFVTWGTEIEGLFTRGEGDKQNFSKEGIEHDIRKCDWLVGFGPGMLLSFWAVHCLDDVSPLRFPRVTLWRKHELQSRDIGNICKFDSSDFKNALLLHKVIISRNSLSGPPSICSPLQLLPCNSLVWSFFHIQEIRDAVENSPDNGNIDEISSHLTGGSLNLDGHSGKILKVSIHPYICKAQVAASLDSNGLLLFWSLSNISNGILGCPTLVPTWELCGKLATQHSCSMYTSLTWAPSILDEKLVFFMGHTRGVDCFIVNISRTEEDNLECHYLCTIPFTGHGPYEDGPHDIFAIPLNSTSNKTIFNNKLMLLAIWTGRFQALSWEVNVQSFDMSTIGFECNFDAESLDDNHVWTFESTFASKRYCIVVIPCSSEFPSSDDLVTSFAVGYPGTESHRQQEFGFANDHCSSCSTYILATGCSDGSLKLWKSNHGNLSTLNLPWELVGMFIAHNSPVKGICFTDCGQKVATFCSRNDSNAVNTIHIWDAINLIIAGTFILEDTLTFESDVITLKWLTLGTGELLLGVCLQNELQVYARKRYDGLTWSNSVNFPKLNIWSHIAFARTSLPINDFLWGPRAAAVVIHGNYFSIFSHWLFHVDKKQKSNFRSRDSDPRAYNSKDDAYEDISSAVFTDCDIGAFGELSIGDNNLYSSMFLAKEQLKYDLLNKVGLWSILEVAELISGSLPTYHPDVLLTNISSGNWERAYIAVKHFVEHLISNHDPEKRQITKRDGLPSIILSDYLEGRISKNSQDKGFNWSGDVASIASFSQTQSSSIQFPYHLDSSAENKSSSTSTRSELNGFIESLKNFPDLPHLINIERTEILSIIDLLSEVCNPDSSSAYQSLDEPGRRFWVALRFKQLLFQRKFARAASTEEMIINSRMFVWAYHSDCVENLFGSVIPNEPSWQQMRALGMGFWYSSIPQLRARMEKLARAQYLKNKNPKDCALLYIALNRIQVLAGLFKISRDEKDKPLVGFLLRNFQDEKNKAAALKNAYVLLGKHQLELAVAFFLLGGDHSSAVNVCAKTLGDEQLALVICRLVEGHGGPLEHHLITKYIFPSATDRGDYWLASLLEWEMGNYYQSFHRMLQFSIETGDPKSTVMSNSGSFLDPTVGFYCQMLATKNSTRNAVGEQNSTILLRWATLMTITALKRCGIPLEALEYFSSSPSMLGTADQANELGDVLSSTLKPLPGKSSNWLSADVSVHLEFHVKLNLALCYLSKLIREHPSWPDTFIESDGEGSYSEESMIQYEKSNDSFKQKLYAGFDLLEQKFLLTPCYLISMILLLLCHHGLWYIGYDVTDGSTQGELSQKKSDRFDVSILSHSQLKPLFKTAEEISFFYSRFFSACGMEYSQPSSTLKKASQCHFEGLLISLSYLRAVLRSQLRSISKDLVKKHLEILDLIEYYLYFSLAWLRRKPEALLFMVQPFLIAHDGCNPYEVDMVNLKNLIPKVAQLLAQNSFITNTENLQVSKSTENKLEADTKSLVPDDERWKILGTCLWQHMSRFMISNLNLVLSKLEDESLSSSFHSYRESNTPRNVDSDSISLPEQILLVTFSLCDLLTTTVTHISSYHVKQLAEFLWRKSQNGSNVMTLEWLRQTSQSEPNHNENLDVSELVNRKDNHLAHQLLWDHCADPKLIRDCFAQEKLNWSKDSDHKPIKEWNDLYTIMTGLHKTDDSHNDESKVGKLSANHEVESPVKRMFPSSHASASSNQKETTCANIEDFQSPREIYKRNGELLEALCINSTNQQEAAVASNRKGIVFFHLEDETPFSGEADLLWTKADWPQNGWAGSESTPAPTCVSPGIGLGSKKGAHLGLGGATVGMDSSAWPSRDLTGGGSLGMLGYAGIGASGLGWETQQDFEDFVDPPATLENTSTRAFSSHPMRPFFLVGSSNTHIYLWEFNKDKATATYGVLPAANVPPPYALASISALQFDHFGHRFASAALDGTVCTWQLEVGGRSNIRPTESSLCFNGQASDVTYISSSGSIIAVAGYSSTAVNVVIWDTLAPPSTSRASILCHEGGARSLSVFDNQLGSGSVSPLIVTGGKGGDVGLHDFRYIATGKAKRTKRSDSIGRSSLASLNYDKDHNVDGMLWYIPKAHSGSVTKIATIPNTSLFLSGSSDGDVKLWDAQSTRLIHHWPKIHEKHTFLQSGSRGFGGVVRAAVTDIQVVPHGFLTCGGDGNVKLVQLKNHLRGFGDE
- the LOC127076092 gene encoding uncharacterized protein LOC127076092 isoform X1 gives rise to the protein MTTETTSSSSSQTTKTIIDHHLPLRLLRSEIVTPAPTFSRSTIDFLHHFAGYSWIAYGASSILTITHFPSPLSTHQTRIGSVFRQFFELSSDQSSPVSAVSWSPQLPSSGELAAAAENCIWVFHHDSVASKGSFCWSQNAVLVQSTKVETIRWTGSGDGIISGGMEVVFWKKSNRCWEIAWKFKADQPQTLLSATWSIDGLSATAPYSSKEQIEGSLISQESKCVFVCQSNGLSEYSKAKLQHPLPIVTIQWRPSRGKLSDKYSRYSKRNVLLTCCLDGTARLWSEVDNGKAKRAGKNTGCSFCVVAVIEINQCLNGTLDSDIFVTWGTEIEGLFTRGEGDKQNFSKEGIEHDIRKCDWLVGFGPGMLLSFWAVHCLDDVSPLRFPRVTLWRKHELQSRDIGNICKFDSSDFKNALLLHKVIISRNSLSGPPSICSPLQLLPCNSLVWSFFHIQEIRDAVENSPDNGNIDEISSHLTGGSLNLDGHSGKILKVSIHPYICKAQVAASLDSNGLLLFWSLSNISNGILGCPTLVPTWELCGKLATQHSCSMYTSLTWAPSILDEKLVFFMGHTRGVDCFIVNISRTEEDNLECHYLCTIPFTGHGPYEDGPHDIFAIPLNSTSNKTIFNNKLMLLAIWTGRFQALSWEVNVQSFDMSTIGFECNFDAESLDDNHVWTFESTFASKRYCIVVIPCSSEFPSSDDLVTSFAVGYPGTESHRQQEFGFANDHCSSCSTYILATGCSDGSLKLWKSNHGNLSTLNLPWELVGMFIAHNSPVKGICFTDCGQKVATFCSRNDSNAVNTIHIWDAINLIIAGTFILEDTLTFESDVITLKWLTLGTGELLLGVCLQNELQVYARKRYDGLTWSNSVNFPKLNIWSHIAFARTSLPINDFLWGPRAAAVVIHGNYFSIFSHWLFHVDKKQKSNFRSRDSDPRAYNSKDDAYEDISSAVFTDCDIGAFGELSIGDNNLYSSMFLAKEQLKYDLLNKVGLWSILEVAELISGSLPTYHPDVLLTNISSGNWERAYIAVKHFVEHLISNHDPEKRQITKRDGLPSIILSDYLEGRISKNSQDKGFNWSGDVASIASFSQTQSSSIQFPYHLDSSAENKSSSTSTRSELNGFIESLKNFPDLPHLINIERTEILSIIDLLSEVCNPDSSSAYQSLDEPGRRFWVALRFKQLLFQRKFARAASTEEMIINSRMFVWAYHSDCVENLFGSVIPNEPSWQQMRALGMGFWYSSIPQLRARMEKLARAQYLKNKNPKDCALLYIALNRIQVLAGLFKISRDEKDKPLVGFLLRNFQDEKNKAAALKNAYVLLGKHQLELAVAFFLLGGDHSSAVNVCAKTLGDEQLALVICRLVEGHGGPLEHHLITKYIFPSATDRGDYWLASLLEWEMGNYYQSFHRMLQFSIETGDPKSTVMSNSGSFLDPTVGFYCQMLATKNSTRNAVGEQNSTILLRWATLMTITALKRCGIPLEALEYFSSSPSMLGTADQANELGDVLSSTLKPLPGKSSNWLSADVSVHLEFHVKLNLALCYLSKLIREHPSWPDTFIESDGEGSYSEESMIQYEKSNDSFKQKLYAGFDLLEQKFLLTPCYLISMILLLLCHHGLWYIGYDVTDGSTQGELSQKKSDRFDVSILSHSQLKPLFKTAEEISFFYSRFFSACGMEYSQPSSTLKKASQCHFEGLLISLSYLRAVLRSQLRSISKDLVKKHLEILDLIEYYLYFSLAWLRRKPEALLFMVQPFLIAHDGCNPYEVDMVNLKNLIPKVAQLLAQNSFITNTENLQVSKSTENKLEADTKSLVPDDERWKILGTCLWQHMSRFMISNLNLVLSKLEDESLSSSFHSYRESNTPRNVDSDSISLPEQILLVTFSLCDLLTTTVTHISSYHVKQLAEFLWRKSQNGSNVMTLEWLRQTSQSEPNHNENLDVSELVNRKDNHLAHQLLWDHCADPKLIRDCFAQEKLNWSKDSDHKPIKEWNDLYTIMTGLHKTDDSHNDESKVGKLSANHEVESPVKRMFPSSHASASSNQKETTCANIEDFQSPREIYKRNGELLEALCINSTNQQEAAVASNRKGIVFFHLEDETPFSGEADLLWTKADWPQNGWAGSESTPAPTCVSPGIGLGSKKGAHLGLGGATVGMDSSAWPSRDLTGGGSLGMLGYAGIGASGLGWETQQDFEDFVDPPATLENTSTRAFSSHPMRPFFLVGSSNTHIYLWEFNKDKATATYGVLPAANVPPPYALASISALQFDHFGHRFASAALDGTVCTWQLEVGGRSNIRPTESSLCFNGQASDVTYISSSGSIIAVAGYSSTAVNVVIWDTLAPPSTSRASILCHEGGARSLSVFDNQLGSGSVSPLIVTGGKGGDVGLHDFRYIATGKAKRTKRSDSIGRSSLASLNYDKDHNVDGMLWYIPKAHSGSVTKIATIPNTSLFLSGSSDGDVKLWDAQSTRLIHHWPKIHEKHTFLQSGSRGFGGVVRAAVTDIQVVPHGFLTCGGDGNVKLVQLKNHLRGFGDE